GGGGAAAATGCAAACGGAATTGCAACAATTTGCAGGATGAGTTAACAGGATGATACCGTCTGATCACCAAACTTTTCAATCTTTGTTTCCAGGAGCTCATCAGGATCATAAGAGTTTCCTGTAACAAAAGGGCCAAGAGAGGCAATCAACTTCTCCGGGTTTCCAATCTCTTCGATTGTTGCATTAGGCTTGTTAGTCAggcgaatcaaaggtgaagccACCACCTGGACTTTTCCTTGCTTTTCATCTTCAAACTTTACCTCAACCCAGGGCTCTGCACACTTAGGTTGGCAGTAATTACCGGATAGTATGTTTGCTACGCGTGTTTGCTTCCAACTCGGTGGGAGGATGAACTGGTAAGGCTGAACATTTCCTGCAAGAAACTAAATTTCAAATATCATTAAATtgtgacaaataaaaaaaaaattcttcctcCTTACACTGTAATTCTTCTCATCCtcgcattttttttaataacaaacagGCCTCATGCAGAAAACCTCTGACAAATTACAAATACCACCCCCCCACTGGTTACTCACATGACCGATAACGAACTCAGCTGATCTTGTTGATTTAGCCTAACCGGGTGAGATTCGGCCAAATCAATTCTAAGATTTTGCTGACAATTGGatcgggtttgataactatgtcCATGAGCACCCACATTGCTCCACGCATCCCCTCCTcccaacaaagaagaagtaatggaaacaaaaaaaacgcACAAGCATGGAACACCAGCATTAGAAACCTCAGCATCCTCTTCGAAATTAGAAACCTCAGCATCCTCATAGAAATTATAGATCACCCAAATATACATATTTCAAAGCTTCATCTAAGGAACAAAATAAGGTCTATGCTTCTATTAGGGCTTACCCTAGTCACATTTGGGCCTTCTTCAATTCCTTGAatctttaaaaatgaaaaaaaaaaaagacaaaacaaaaagaaacccCAATAAACCTAGCTATCTCAAATGttagaaaaaattgattcaGGCAGCATGCGTAAAAGAAATACGCCAAGCGACTTCATGAACTGAGCTAATTGTCATCAAATATAATTCAATAGCTAGGACTAAAAGGCAGATGGTGGAGTAAGTGGACACAGGCATGCAAATATAAATTGGAAAATGAGAATCTCCGTACCTGCACGAAGAGCAGGGGTGTCTTTTGGGCTGGCTTTGAAGAGAACAAAAGAAGGGTCCGTTGGAGAAGGTGGCAAGTAAGAACCAACCTCAATCTCTCTAGCTTCTGAACTTGGAGGTGCTTTAATCAAGATTAATGGAGACAGCACCAGTCCCTTCAAGATTTGTCTCCTCAAAACAACCTGGTTTCTATGTTGGTCCAACgacgttgttgttgttgttgttaatgttGTTGTTCTTGATGTTTTGAGTAGAGATGAGAAAATTGGAGTTAGTGAAGCAGTTGCCATTTTGAAGGATTCTTcaagagaaatgagagagaCAGATTTTGAAGGATGGGGTTGGGGCCATCCCGCGCTTACTCTTATCCGTTCATGGATGACAAGAGACACCTGGACTCTGTCATTTGTTGCGATGACTTGTACACACCACATACTTTCTTGACGGTGTTATATAGTTGTGAAATCCGATTTAAGAACCGATCTAGAAAAGTGTCTTGAGTTATTAATCTCACTGTTTTAAAACCTGCCCGTGGCTGATCCGGTTCAAAATCTGGATCATGGATTTTAACTAGGTTATTAGATTATCcaaatcaactttatttttttataaattaaaatgatatcattttagtaaaaaataaaaaaatagttaacgGATTGCAACCtagtttttgaccgggtcaatcAGGTCACTGGATCAATCTGTCGGGTTATAAactatccctttttttttataaatccgACCCGATTCCAGTCCCGGATCCACCGAGTCCTGAGTCAACCCATTAAACCTGgctgaattttaaaacattggtTAATCTTTATCTATTCATGGTTAAActgaattaattatatttatttaaacaataatattttttaaaaaatattattacaggTGAACTGATTCGcgatatttaatatttttttcaattttaataaataatgggcctgtttactaaattttttttatctatacatCATGTTAGCTCAATTTAATAAccgtattttaattttttatttagaatatcaCAAGATTTACCTAAAGCATCctgaattttaattcaaatatagaTATGATAAAGGTTCCTACCTATATGAATATAAAatgtacaatattttttatatatatatgtttggtcAGCCtaagtgtgtgtg
The Populus nigra chromosome 3, ddPopNigr1.1, whole genome shotgun sequence genome window above contains:
- the LOC133688493 gene encoding psbP domain-containing protein 6, chloroplastic — its product is MATASLTPIFSSLLKTSRTTTLTTTTTTSLDQHRNQVVLRRQILKGLVLSPLILIKAPPSSEAREIEVGSYLPPSPTDPSFVLFKASPKDTPALRAGNVQPYQFILPPSWKQTRVANILSGNYCQPKCAEPWVEVKFEDEKQGKVQVVASPLIRLTNKPNATIEEIGNPEKLIASLGPFVTGNSYDPDELLETKIEKFGDQTYYKYMLETPFALTGTHNLAKATAKGSTVVLFVASANDKQWQASEKTLKAILDSFQI